The Puntigrus tetrazona isolate hp1 chromosome 23, ASM1883169v1, whole genome shotgun sequence genome has a segment encoding these proteins:
- the chl1a gene encoding cell adhesion molecule L1-like a isoform X3 — MRGLRSLIVGLLSAFFSTVLGLYFPPHVEQLPTITAQTSGSIIALPYDENFLFKCEAKGNPRPTYRWMKDGMDFDPHKDPRLIKEESSGTFVIPNTKEKVKYQGKYRCYASNRLGTAISEETEFIVPMVPKFPKEKTEPVVVTEGYSVVLECNPPQGTPPWQLYWMTNDLRHIEQNERVSMGLNGNLYFSNTLVEDSHDDYCCFASFSRIRTIVQKPRMVLRVKPSQGDDGITSVQKRKPSILVPLSHSTTYLKKGEELELECIAAGLPTPTVEWIKMWDNLPERTQIKNYGKLLTIPDVTDQDEGKYLCKAKNDLGEAVHHFQVVVQELPSWQEEPVKSQLAEIGSDIHIKCSAGGKPQPTITWKRNGQPLDDFPSTNYKVLDDRIIILKAEQKDTAVYQCEASNKHGTLLVNTNVLVMNHPPLILTPNYLEYATMLGKSVIMDCKVFSSPPATINWSREDPEGSLDGERYSLLKNGSLQIHKVEMEDMGQYKCLAKNSEGAASLTTELFIKDSTRIVEPPQDMKVKRGSMAELECQVECDPTLRRELEILWMKDGMNILSNFSEGYFTDDGVLQIVNVNHSDQGNYTCIVRTSLDQDTASAYITVLDVPDPPVQLRLSDLKGRSVRLHWAAASDHNSPITEFIIQYEENHWEPEKWKELLRVAGSQFSAPVTLYGHINYQFRVVAVNAIGGSSPSMPSERYKTPPCAPDRNPENIKIEGHLPHQMDISWEPLLPVEHNGPDLEYKLSYRLLGVEDSWKEQMVTRHSFVVRDTPTFVPYEVKIQAFNRHGWAPEPRVVTGYSGEDLPLVAPEDLFVEVLNSTLLKVSWSPVPQSKLRGHLGGYTVHWWQTRSLLTSKRIPSERQSLTIPGYRSHTMVPGLKPFSEYSLTVNVFNRKGNGPSSSPFSFATPQGVPEQPPILRATNFQKDSITLVWAPPHETNGFLTGYLLQYQTVNETLGELKSVNISAPDTTQWVLRDLQEDNWYKFYLSACTQMGCGSTISEEGGTVSEAFVLNISTFVTDTHVRISWRTRGECSDSQLYVAIMNHSDGIWQLSEALNTSKGFHLVEGLSPGTVYTVRLQASHRVDVPSIFEEVFKTRKVSSKQLVASQEWFVGVMCAVALLTLLVLIGCFVFKNKGGKYAVKEKENTPADPEAHRMGEESPCEYSDNDEKPLKSSQQLFPDIKADDSSEDSSVMSEDEDCEFNEDGSFIGEYSGYKRRVSREVNGQAPVTT, encoded by the exons ATGAGGGGGCTCAGGAGCCTTATTGTCGGGCTCCTGTCGGCCTTCTTCTCCACTGTCCTTGGTCTTTACTTCCCTCCTCACG TGGAGCAGCTGCCGACCATCACCGCTCAGACCTCAGGCTCTATCATTGCCCTGCCATACGATGAGAACTTCCTGTTCAAGTGTGAAGCCAAAGGCAACCCGAGGCCTAC GTACCGCTGGATGAAAGATGGAATGGATTTTGACCCGCATAAAGACCCTCGCCTCATTAAAGAAGAAAGCAGTGGTACCTTTGTGATACCCAACACTAAAGAGAAAGTGAAATACCAGGGAAAGTACAGATGTTATGCCTCAAACAGGCTTGGAACCGCAATATCAGAGGAAACAGAATTTATTGTACCTA TGGTACCCAAGTTTCCCAAGGAGAAGACCGAGCCAGTGGTGGTCACAGAGGGATATTCGGTGGTTTTGGAGTGTAACCCGCCACAAGGAACTCCACCTTGGCAGCTGTACTGGATGACCAATG ATCTCCGACACATTGAGCAGAATGAGAGGGTGTCCATGGGCCTCAATGGGAATCTGTACTTCTCTAATACACTGGTGGAAGACAGCCACGATGACTACTGCTGTTTTGCCTCCTTTTCCAGAATACGCACAATCGTTCAGAAACCCCGCATGGTCCTGAGGGTCAAACCAA GCCAGGGGGATGATGGCATCACGAGTG TTCAGAAGAGGAAGCCGAGCATTTTGGTGCCCTTGAGTCATTCAACGACGTACCTAAAAAAAGGAGAAGAGCTGGAGCTGGAGTGTATCGCAGCAGGACT GCCCACACCGACGGTAGAATGGATCAAGATGTGGGACAACTTACCGGAGCGTACACAAATCAAGAACTACGGAAAGCTTCTGACTATACCAGACGTCACAGATCAGGATGAAGGGAAATACTTGTGCAAAGCCAAGAATGATCTTGGTGAAGCTGTGCATCATTTCCAAGTTGTTGTACAGG AGCTGCCCAGCTGGCAGGAGGAGCCAGTGAAGAGTCAGTTAGCAGAGATTGGATCTGACATCCACATCAAGTGTTCTGCTGGAGGAAAACCACAACCCACAATCACCTGGAAGAGAAATGGCCAGCCTCTTGATG ATTTTCCTTCTACCAATTACAAAGTGCTTGACGACAGAATAATCATCCTCAAAGCGGAGCAAAAAGACACAGCCGTGTACCAATGTGAGGCCTCCAACAAGCACGGGACCCTGCTTGTCAACACCAACGTGCTTGTCATGA ATCATCCTCCTTTGATTCTGACGCCGAATTATCTGGAGTACGCGACCATGTTAGGCAAGAGTGTGATTATGGACTGCAAAGTCTTTAGTTCACCACCTGCCACCATTAACTG gaGTAGAGAAGACCCAGAGGGCTCTCTAGATGGAGAGAGATATTCTCTCCTGAAGAATGGCTCCCTGCAGATTCACAAAGTCGAGATGGAAGATATGGGCCAGTACAAATGTTTGGCAAAAAACTCAGAAGGCGCCGCGAGCCTCACCACTGAACTTTTCATTAAAG ATTCAACGAGGATTGTTGAACCTCCTCAAGACATGAAGGTTAAAAGAGGATCAATGGCGGAGCTGGAGTGCCAGGTGGAGTGCGATCCCACCCTCAGAAGAGAGCTGGAGATCCTGTGGATGAAAGACGGGATGAATATCCTCTCAAACTTCTCTGAAGG ATATTTCACAGATGATGGCGTTCTCCAGATTGTCAATGTGAACCACAGTGATCAAGGGAATTACACCTGCATTGTTCGAACATCACTGGACCAAGATACTGCTTCTGCATACATAACTGTGTTAG ATGTCCCAGATCCACCAGTTCAGCTGAGACTCAGTGACCTGAAAGGTCGCAGTGTGAGGCTCCACTGGGCGGCCGCCAGTGATCATAACAGTCCCATAACAG AGTTCATCATCCAGTATGAAGAGAACCATTGGGAGCCGGAGAAGTGGAAGGAGCTTCTACGAGTCGCAGGCAGCCAGTTTTCAGCCCCTGTGACGCTCTACGGCCACATTAACTACCAGTTCAGAGTCGTCGCTGTCAATGCTATTGGGGGAAGCAGTCCCAGCATGCCCTCCGAAAGATATAAGACACCTCCCTGTG CTCCCGACAGGAACCCAGAAAACATTAAGATTGAGGGTCACCTGCCACATCAGATGGACATCAGCTGGGag CCGCTCCTGCCTGTGGAGCACAACGGTCCCGATCTGGAATACAAACTGAGCTACAGGCTCCTGGGTGTCGAGGACAGTTGGAAAGAACAGATGGTGACAAGACACTCATTTGTGGTGCGAGACACCCCAACATTCGTCCCCTACGAGGTCAAGATCCAGGCCTTCAACCGTCACGGGTGGGCACCAGAGCCCAGAGTGGTGACTGGTTATTCAGGAGAAGACC TGCCCTTGGTGGCTCCCGAAGACTTATTTGTGGAGGTGTTGAACTCTACGCTGCTGAAGGTCAGCTGGTCACCGGTGCCCCAAAGCAAACTGAGGGGCCATCTTGGAGGATACACT GTGCACTGGTGGCAAACTCGAAGTCTGTTGACCTCTAAGAGAATTCCCTCAGAGAGACAGTCTCTCACCATCCCTGGATACAGGAGTCACACCATGGTGCCGGGACTGAAGCCATTCTCTGAATATAGCCTGACTGTCAACGTCTTTAACCGGAAAGGGAATGGGCCCAGCAGCAGTCCCTTCTCTTTCGCAACTCCACAGGGAG TTCCTGAGCAACCTCCCATCCTGAGAGCCACAAACTTTCAAAAAGACTCCATCACGCTGGTCTGGGCGCCTCCGCATGAAACCAATGGCTTTCTCACAGGATACTTGCTGCAATATCAGACAG TTAATGAAACTCTGGGTGAGCTGAAATCTGTGAACATCAGTGCACCAGATACAACACAGTGGGTCTTGCGTGATCTGCAGGAGGACAACTGGTATAAGTTCTACCTGAGCGCGTGCACGCAGATGGGCTGCGGGTCAACCATCAGCGAGGAAGGAGGCACCGTCTCTGAAGCGT tTGTGCTCAACATATCCACTTTTGTAACCGACACCCATGTAAGAATCAGTTGGAGAACCAGAGGAGAATGTTCTGATTCACAACTCTATGTTGCCATAATGAATCATA GTGATGGTATCTGGCAGCTTTCAGAGGCTTTAAATACATCTAAAGGTTTCCACCTCGTTGAAGGGCTCAGCCCAGGAACTGTGTACACAGTCCGGCTGCAGGCTTCACACAGGGTTGATGTCCCTAGCATTTTTGAAGAGGTTTTCAAGACCAGGAAAG TGTCTAGTAAACAGCTCGTGGCATCCCAGGAGTGGTTTGTGGGGGTGATGTGCGCGGTGGCATTACTAACTCTGCTTGTCCTCATCGGCTGTTTTGTGTTCAAGAACAAAGGCGGCAAGTATGCAG
- the chl1a gene encoding cell adhesion molecule L1-like a isoform X7: MRGLRSLIVGLLSAFFSTVLGLYFPPHVEQLPTITAQTSGSIIALPYDENFLFKCEAKGNPRPTYRWMKDGMDFDPHKDPRLIKEESSGTFVIPNTKEKVKYQGKYRCYASNRLGTAISEETEFIVPMVPKFPKEKTEPVVVTEGYSVVLECNPPQGTPPWQLYWMTNDLRHIEQNERVSMGLNGNLYFSNTLVEDSHDDYCCFASFSRIRTIVQKPRMVLRVKPSQGDDGITSVQKRKPSILVPLSHSTTYLKKGEELELECIAAGLPTPTVEWIKMWDNLPERTQIKNYGKLLTIPDVTDQDEGKYLCKAKNDLGEAVHHFQVVVQELPSWQEEPVKSQLAEIGSDIHIKCSAGGKPQPTITWKRNGQPLDDFPSTNYKVLDDRIIILKAEQKDTAVYQCEASNKHGTLLVNTNVLVMNHPPLILTPNYLEYATMLGKSVIMDCKVFSSPPATINWSREDPEGSLDGERYSLLKNGSLQIHKVEMEDMGQYKCLAKNSEGAASLTTELFIKDSTRIVEPPQDMKVKRGSMAELECQVECDPTLRRELEILWMKDGMNILSNFSEGYFTDDGVLQIVNVNHSDQGNYTCIVRTSLDQDTASAYITVLDVPDPPVQLRLSDLKGRSVRLHWAAASDHNSPITEFIIQYEENHWEPEKWKELLRVAGSQFSAPVTLYGHINYQFRVVAVNAIGGSSPSMPSERYKTPPCAPDRNPENIKIEGHLPHQMDISWEPLLPVEHNGPDLEYKLSYRLLGVEDSWKEQMVTRHSFVVRDTPTFVPYEVKIQAFNRHGWAPEPRVVTGYSGEDLPLVAPEDLFVEVLNSTLLKVSWSPVPQSKLRGHLGGYTVHWWQTRSLLTSKRIPSERQSLTIPGYRSHTMVPGLKPFSEYSLTVNVFNRKGNGPSSSPFSFATPQGVPEQPPILRATNFQKDSITLVWAPPHETNGFLTGYLLQYQTVNETLGELKSVNISAPDTTQWVLRDLQEDNWYKFYLSACTQMGCGSTISEEGGTVSEAWQPFSFTSSNTDTPVNTTFPTLVSSKQLVASQEWFVGVMCAVALLTLLVLIGCFVFKNKGGKYAVKEKENTPADPEAHRMGEESPCEYSDNDEKPLKSSQQLFPDIKADDSSEDSSVMSEDEDCEFNEDGSFIGEYSGYKRRVSREVNGQAPVTT; encoded by the exons ATGAGGGGGCTCAGGAGCCTTATTGTCGGGCTCCTGTCGGCCTTCTTCTCCACTGTCCTTGGTCTTTACTTCCCTCCTCACG TGGAGCAGCTGCCGACCATCACCGCTCAGACCTCAGGCTCTATCATTGCCCTGCCATACGATGAGAACTTCCTGTTCAAGTGTGAAGCCAAAGGCAACCCGAGGCCTAC GTACCGCTGGATGAAAGATGGAATGGATTTTGACCCGCATAAAGACCCTCGCCTCATTAAAGAAGAAAGCAGTGGTACCTTTGTGATACCCAACACTAAAGAGAAAGTGAAATACCAGGGAAAGTACAGATGTTATGCCTCAAACAGGCTTGGAACCGCAATATCAGAGGAAACAGAATTTATTGTACCTA TGGTACCCAAGTTTCCCAAGGAGAAGACCGAGCCAGTGGTGGTCACAGAGGGATATTCGGTGGTTTTGGAGTGTAACCCGCCACAAGGAACTCCACCTTGGCAGCTGTACTGGATGACCAATG ATCTCCGACACATTGAGCAGAATGAGAGGGTGTCCATGGGCCTCAATGGGAATCTGTACTTCTCTAATACACTGGTGGAAGACAGCCACGATGACTACTGCTGTTTTGCCTCCTTTTCCAGAATACGCACAATCGTTCAGAAACCCCGCATGGTCCTGAGGGTCAAACCAA GCCAGGGGGATGATGGCATCACGAGTG TTCAGAAGAGGAAGCCGAGCATTTTGGTGCCCTTGAGTCATTCAACGACGTACCTAAAAAAAGGAGAAGAGCTGGAGCTGGAGTGTATCGCAGCAGGACT GCCCACACCGACGGTAGAATGGATCAAGATGTGGGACAACTTACCGGAGCGTACACAAATCAAGAACTACGGAAAGCTTCTGACTATACCAGACGTCACAGATCAGGATGAAGGGAAATACTTGTGCAAAGCCAAGAATGATCTTGGTGAAGCTGTGCATCATTTCCAAGTTGTTGTACAGG AGCTGCCCAGCTGGCAGGAGGAGCCAGTGAAGAGTCAGTTAGCAGAGATTGGATCTGACATCCACATCAAGTGTTCTGCTGGAGGAAAACCACAACCCACAATCACCTGGAAGAGAAATGGCCAGCCTCTTGATG ATTTTCCTTCTACCAATTACAAAGTGCTTGACGACAGAATAATCATCCTCAAAGCGGAGCAAAAAGACACAGCCGTGTACCAATGTGAGGCCTCCAACAAGCACGGGACCCTGCTTGTCAACACCAACGTGCTTGTCATGA ATCATCCTCCTTTGATTCTGACGCCGAATTATCTGGAGTACGCGACCATGTTAGGCAAGAGTGTGATTATGGACTGCAAAGTCTTTAGTTCACCACCTGCCACCATTAACTG gaGTAGAGAAGACCCAGAGGGCTCTCTAGATGGAGAGAGATATTCTCTCCTGAAGAATGGCTCCCTGCAGATTCACAAAGTCGAGATGGAAGATATGGGCCAGTACAAATGTTTGGCAAAAAACTCAGAAGGCGCCGCGAGCCTCACCACTGAACTTTTCATTAAAG ATTCAACGAGGATTGTTGAACCTCCTCAAGACATGAAGGTTAAAAGAGGATCAATGGCGGAGCTGGAGTGCCAGGTGGAGTGCGATCCCACCCTCAGAAGAGAGCTGGAGATCCTGTGGATGAAAGACGGGATGAATATCCTCTCAAACTTCTCTGAAGG ATATTTCACAGATGATGGCGTTCTCCAGATTGTCAATGTGAACCACAGTGATCAAGGGAATTACACCTGCATTGTTCGAACATCACTGGACCAAGATACTGCTTCTGCATACATAACTGTGTTAG ATGTCCCAGATCCACCAGTTCAGCTGAGACTCAGTGACCTGAAAGGTCGCAGTGTGAGGCTCCACTGGGCGGCCGCCAGTGATCATAACAGTCCCATAACAG AGTTCATCATCCAGTATGAAGAGAACCATTGGGAGCCGGAGAAGTGGAAGGAGCTTCTACGAGTCGCAGGCAGCCAGTTTTCAGCCCCTGTGACGCTCTACGGCCACATTAACTACCAGTTCAGAGTCGTCGCTGTCAATGCTATTGGGGGAAGCAGTCCCAGCATGCCCTCCGAAAGATATAAGACACCTCCCTGTG CTCCCGACAGGAACCCAGAAAACATTAAGATTGAGGGTCACCTGCCACATCAGATGGACATCAGCTGGGag CCGCTCCTGCCTGTGGAGCACAACGGTCCCGATCTGGAATACAAACTGAGCTACAGGCTCCTGGGTGTCGAGGACAGTTGGAAAGAACAGATGGTGACAAGACACTCATTTGTGGTGCGAGACACCCCAACATTCGTCCCCTACGAGGTCAAGATCCAGGCCTTCAACCGTCACGGGTGGGCACCAGAGCCCAGAGTGGTGACTGGTTATTCAGGAGAAGACC TGCCCTTGGTGGCTCCCGAAGACTTATTTGTGGAGGTGTTGAACTCTACGCTGCTGAAGGTCAGCTGGTCACCGGTGCCCCAAAGCAAACTGAGGGGCCATCTTGGAGGATACACT GTGCACTGGTGGCAAACTCGAAGTCTGTTGACCTCTAAGAGAATTCCCTCAGAGAGACAGTCTCTCACCATCCCTGGATACAGGAGTCACACCATGGTGCCGGGACTGAAGCCATTCTCTGAATATAGCCTGACTGTCAACGTCTTTAACCGGAAAGGGAATGGGCCCAGCAGCAGTCCCTTCTCTTTCGCAACTCCACAGGGAG TTCCTGAGCAACCTCCCATCCTGAGAGCCACAAACTTTCAAAAAGACTCCATCACGCTGGTCTGGGCGCCTCCGCATGAAACCAATGGCTTTCTCACAGGATACTTGCTGCAATATCAGACAG TTAATGAAACTCTGGGTGAGCTGAAATCTGTGAACATCAGTGCACCAGATACAACACAGTGGGTCTTGCGTGATCTGCAGGAGGACAACTGGTATAAGTTCTACCTGAGCGCGTGCACGCAGATGGGCTGCGGGTCAACCATCAGCGAGGAAGGAGGCACCGTCTCTGAAGCGT gGCAACCTTTCTCTTTCACTTCATCTAACACAGACACTCCAGTCAATACCACCTTTCCTACCTTAG TGTCTAGTAAACAGCTCGTGGCATCCCAGGAGTGGTTTGTGGGGGTGATGTGCGCGGTGGCATTACTAACTCTGCTTGTCCTCATCGGCTGTTTTGTGTTCAAGAACAAAGGCGGCAAGTATGCAG
- the chl1a gene encoding cell adhesion molecule L1-like a isoform X6: MRGLRSLIVGLLSAFFSTVLGLYFPPHVEQLPTITAQTSGSIIALPYDENFLFKCEAKGNPRPTYRWMKDGMDFDPHKDPRLIKEESSGTFVIPNTKEKVKYQGKYRCYASNRLGTAISEETEFIVPMVPKFPKEKTEPVVVTEGYSVVLECNPPQGTPPWQLYWMTNDLRHIEQNERVSMGLNGNLYFSNTLVEDSHDDYCCFASFSRIRTIVQKPRMVLRVKPSQGDDGITSVQKRKPSILVPLSHSTTYLKKGEELELECIAAGLPTPTVEWIKMWDNLPERTQIKNYGKLLTIPDVTDQDEGKYLCKAKNDLGEAVHHFQVVVQELPSWQEEPVKSQLAEIGSDIHIKCSAGGKPQPTITWKRNGQPLDDFPSTNYKVLDDRIIILKAEQKDTAVYQCEASNKHGTLLVNTNVLVMNHPPLILTPNYLEYATMLGKSVIMDCKVFSSPPATINWSREDPEGSLDGERYSLLKNGSLQIHKVEMEDMGQYKCLAKNSEGAASLTTELFIKDSTRIVEPPQDMKVKRGSMAELECQVECDPTLRRELEILWMKDGMNILSNFSEGYFTDDGVLQIVNVNHSDQGNYTCIVRTSLDQDTASAYITVLDVPDPPVQLRLSDLKGRSVRLHWAAASDHNSPITEFIIQYEENHWEPEKWKELLRVAGSQFSAPVTLYGHINYQFRVVAVNAIGGSSPSMPSERYKTPPCAPDRNPENIKIEGHLPHQMDISWEPLLPVEHNGPDLEYKLSYRLLGVEDSWKEQMVTRHSFVVRDTPTFVPYEVKIQAFNRHGWAPEPRVVTGYSGEDLPLVAPEDLFVEVLNSTLLKVSWSPVPQSKLRGHLGGYTVHWWQTRSLLTSKRIPSERQSLTIPGYRSHTMVPGLKPFSEYSLTVNVFNRKGNGPSSSPFSFATPQGVPEQPPILRATNFQKDSITLVWAPPHETNGFLTGYLLQYQTVNETLGELKSVNISAPDTTQWVLRDLQEDNWYKFYLSACTQMGCGSTISEEGGTVSEASTMPEHSFPEVSTVTTETSTESYDLSTSEVTSSELMSSKQLVASQEWFVGVMCAVALLTLLVLIGCFVFKNKGGKYAVKEKENTPADPEAHRMGEESPCEYSDNDEKPLKSSQQLFPDIKADDSSEDSSVMSEDEDCEFNEDGSFIGEYSGYKRRVSREVNGQAPVTT; encoded by the exons ATGAGGGGGCTCAGGAGCCTTATTGTCGGGCTCCTGTCGGCCTTCTTCTCCACTGTCCTTGGTCTTTACTTCCCTCCTCACG TGGAGCAGCTGCCGACCATCACCGCTCAGACCTCAGGCTCTATCATTGCCCTGCCATACGATGAGAACTTCCTGTTCAAGTGTGAAGCCAAAGGCAACCCGAGGCCTAC GTACCGCTGGATGAAAGATGGAATGGATTTTGACCCGCATAAAGACCCTCGCCTCATTAAAGAAGAAAGCAGTGGTACCTTTGTGATACCCAACACTAAAGAGAAAGTGAAATACCAGGGAAAGTACAGATGTTATGCCTCAAACAGGCTTGGAACCGCAATATCAGAGGAAACAGAATTTATTGTACCTA TGGTACCCAAGTTTCCCAAGGAGAAGACCGAGCCAGTGGTGGTCACAGAGGGATATTCGGTGGTTTTGGAGTGTAACCCGCCACAAGGAACTCCACCTTGGCAGCTGTACTGGATGACCAATG ATCTCCGACACATTGAGCAGAATGAGAGGGTGTCCATGGGCCTCAATGGGAATCTGTACTTCTCTAATACACTGGTGGAAGACAGCCACGATGACTACTGCTGTTTTGCCTCCTTTTCCAGAATACGCACAATCGTTCAGAAACCCCGCATGGTCCTGAGGGTCAAACCAA GCCAGGGGGATGATGGCATCACGAGTG TTCAGAAGAGGAAGCCGAGCATTTTGGTGCCCTTGAGTCATTCAACGACGTACCTAAAAAAAGGAGAAGAGCTGGAGCTGGAGTGTATCGCAGCAGGACT GCCCACACCGACGGTAGAATGGATCAAGATGTGGGACAACTTACCGGAGCGTACACAAATCAAGAACTACGGAAAGCTTCTGACTATACCAGACGTCACAGATCAGGATGAAGGGAAATACTTGTGCAAAGCCAAGAATGATCTTGGTGAAGCTGTGCATCATTTCCAAGTTGTTGTACAGG AGCTGCCCAGCTGGCAGGAGGAGCCAGTGAAGAGTCAGTTAGCAGAGATTGGATCTGACATCCACATCAAGTGTTCTGCTGGAGGAAAACCACAACCCACAATCACCTGGAAGAGAAATGGCCAGCCTCTTGATG ATTTTCCTTCTACCAATTACAAAGTGCTTGACGACAGAATAATCATCCTCAAAGCGGAGCAAAAAGACACAGCCGTGTACCAATGTGAGGCCTCCAACAAGCACGGGACCCTGCTTGTCAACACCAACGTGCTTGTCATGA ATCATCCTCCTTTGATTCTGACGCCGAATTATCTGGAGTACGCGACCATGTTAGGCAAGAGTGTGATTATGGACTGCAAAGTCTTTAGTTCACCACCTGCCACCATTAACTG gaGTAGAGAAGACCCAGAGGGCTCTCTAGATGGAGAGAGATATTCTCTCCTGAAGAATGGCTCCCTGCAGATTCACAAAGTCGAGATGGAAGATATGGGCCAGTACAAATGTTTGGCAAAAAACTCAGAAGGCGCCGCGAGCCTCACCACTGAACTTTTCATTAAAG ATTCAACGAGGATTGTTGAACCTCCTCAAGACATGAAGGTTAAAAGAGGATCAATGGCGGAGCTGGAGTGCCAGGTGGAGTGCGATCCCACCCTCAGAAGAGAGCTGGAGATCCTGTGGATGAAAGACGGGATGAATATCCTCTCAAACTTCTCTGAAGG ATATTTCACAGATGATGGCGTTCTCCAGATTGTCAATGTGAACCACAGTGATCAAGGGAATTACACCTGCATTGTTCGAACATCACTGGACCAAGATACTGCTTCTGCATACATAACTGTGTTAG ATGTCCCAGATCCACCAGTTCAGCTGAGACTCAGTGACCTGAAAGGTCGCAGTGTGAGGCTCCACTGGGCGGCCGCCAGTGATCATAACAGTCCCATAACAG AGTTCATCATCCAGTATGAAGAGAACCATTGGGAGCCGGAGAAGTGGAAGGAGCTTCTACGAGTCGCAGGCAGCCAGTTTTCAGCCCCTGTGACGCTCTACGGCCACATTAACTACCAGTTCAGAGTCGTCGCTGTCAATGCTATTGGGGGAAGCAGTCCCAGCATGCCCTCCGAAAGATATAAGACACCTCCCTGTG CTCCCGACAGGAACCCAGAAAACATTAAGATTGAGGGTCACCTGCCACATCAGATGGACATCAGCTGGGag CCGCTCCTGCCTGTGGAGCACAACGGTCCCGATCTGGAATACAAACTGAGCTACAGGCTCCTGGGTGTCGAGGACAGTTGGAAAGAACAGATGGTGACAAGACACTCATTTGTGGTGCGAGACACCCCAACATTCGTCCCCTACGAGGTCAAGATCCAGGCCTTCAACCGTCACGGGTGGGCACCAGAGCCCAGAGTGGTGACTGGTTATTCAGGAGAAGACC TGCCCTTGGTGGCTCCCGAAGACTTATTTGTGGAGGTGTTGAACTCTACGCTGCTGAAGGTCAGCTGGTCACCGGTGCCCCAAAGCAAACTGAGGGGCCATCTTGGAGGATACACT GTGCACTGGTGGCAAACTCGAAGTCTGTTGACCTCTAAGAGAATTCCCTCAGAGAGACAGTCTCTCACCATCCCTGGATACAGGAGTCACACCATGGTGCCGGGACTGAAGCCATTCTCTGAATATAGCCTGACTGTCAACGTCTTTAACCGGAAAGGGAATGGGCCCAGCAGCAGTCCCTTCTCTTTCGCAACTCCACAGGGAG TTCCTGAGCAACCTCCCATCCTGAGAGCCACAAACTTTCAAAAAGACTCCATCACGCTGGTCTGGGCGCCTCCGCATGAAACCAATGGCTTTCTCACAGGATACTTGCTGCAATATCAGACAG TTAATGAAACTCTGGGTGAGCTGAAATCTGTGAACATCAGTGCACCAGATACAACACAGTGGGTCTTGCGTGATCTGCAGGAGGACAACTGGTATAAGTTCTACCTGAGCGCGTGCACGCAGATGGGCTGCGGGTCAACCATCAGCGAGGAAGGAGGCACCGTCTCTGAAGCGT CTACAATGCCCGAACATTCATTTCCTGAAGTTTCTACAGTCACAACTGAAACTTCAACAGAGAGCT ATGATCTGTCAACATCCGAGGTGACATCTTCTGAGTTGA TGTCTAGTAAACAGCTCGTGGCATCCCAGGAGTGGTTTGTGGGGGTGATGTGCGCGGTGGCATTACTAACTCTGCTTGTCCTCATCGGCTGTTTTGTGTTCAAGAACAAAGGCGGCAAGTATGCAG